A window of the Dermatophagoides farinae isolate YC_2012a chromosome 2, ASM2471394v1, whole genome shotgun sequence genome harbors these coding sequences:
- the LOC124499470 gene encoding LOW QUALITY PROTEIN: beclin-1 (The sequence of the model RefSeq protein was modified relative to this genomic sequence to represent the inferred CDS: deleted 1 base in 1 codon): protein MENHQDKKPLSIDVNFSCQRCCQPLRLHQTLNNITKETFQDLISRNRDSSSSEDKTTGIRIDDDNPSGSNDGPKSNSHVIYKTIHSFRNKKLNDCDYSLINPVTDSNNGSLPSTLVTSTLLSGFDQSSNTHSKSSKDLKLQIQLFDILSDQSDIDHPLCEECADFVIEQMDKQLMILEQECNEFSEYKKKIEQDISSITTDEEVNNLQARLKELYQTQSDLIVELKDLNEQQQSLDKQLKQSKKELKQSEIATERYFQEYNALKFNYFQCEEEYRTLENKIRDAKEYFARLKRTSVFNLTFCIWHTGPFGTINGFRLGRLPNIQVEWQEINAAWGQCALLLVSLAKKLGFTFQRYKIVPYGNFSFIESLDDKSKQLPLYTAGGIKYYFHQKFDQAMVAFLDCLQEFYDEIRLQDRNFKLPYEMHSKGEIYEKTNNVRYSIKISINTEENWTKALKFMLTNLKWALAWVTTKHDN from the exons ATGGAAAATCATCAAGATAAAAAACCCTTATCGATTGATGTGAATTTCAGTTGTCAACGATGTTGTCAGCCATTACGACTTCATCAAACTTTGAATAATATAACCAAGGAAACGTTTCAAGATCTAATTTCAAGAAATcgagattcatcatcatccgaagATAAAACGACGGGAATACGAATCGATGACGATAATCCATCCGGTTCCAATGATGGGCCCAAATCCAATTCACATGTCATATATAAAACAATACATTCatttcgaaataaaaaactcAACGACTGTGATTATAGTTTAATCAATCCGGTTACTGATTCCAATAATGGTTCATTACCATCCACGCTGGTCACATCAACATTGCTTTCCGgttttgatcaatcatcaaatacacaTAGTAAAAGTAGTAAAGATCTTAAattacaaattcaattgttcgATATATTATCTGATCAATCGGATATTGATCATCCATTATGTGAAGAATGTGCTGATTTTGTTATCGAACAAATGGACAAACAGCTGATGATATTAGAACAGGAATGTAATGAATTCAGTgaatataagaaaaaaatcgaacaagATATATCATCGATCACCACCGATGAAGAAGTGAACAATCTACAAGCTAGATTGAAAGAATTATACCAGACACAATCAGATTTGATTGTCGAATTGAAAGATCTCAAtgagcaacaacaatcattggaTAAACAATTGAAGCAgtcgaaaaaa gaattgaaacaatcgGAAATTGCTACCGAAAGATATTTTCAAGAATATAATgcattgaaatttaattattttcaatgtgaAGAAGAATATAGAACATTGGAGAATAAAATTCGTGATGCCAAAGAATATTTTGCCCGACTTAAACGTACCAGTGTTTTCAATCTGACATTCTGTATATGGCATACTGGTCCATTCGGTACGATAAATGGATTTCGTTTAGGACGTCTGCCCAACATTCAGGTTGAATGGCAAGAAATCAATGCTGCCTGGGGACAATGTGCATTATTGTTAGTATCGTTAGCTAAAAAACTTGGATTCACTTTTCAACGATATAAAATTGTGCCTTACGGAAATTTCTCGTTCATCGAATCATTGGATGATAAATCGAAACAATTACCGTTATATACAGCCGGTGGTAttaaatattattttcatcaaaaattcgATCAAGCAATGGTCGCCTTTCTTGATTGTTTACAAGAATTTTACGATGAAATACGACTTCAAGAtcgaaattttaaattaccATATGA AATGCATTCGAAAGGagaaatatatgaaaaaaccaATAACGTTCGATATTCGATCAA gATCTCTATTAACACTGAAGAAAATTGGACAAAAGCATTAAAATTTATGCTTACCAATCTTAAATGGGCATTAGCATGGGTGACGACTAAACATGataattaa
- the LOC124499473 gene encoding zinc finger CCCH domain-containing protein 15 homolog: MPPKKKPDTSKKADQKKKEKIIEDKTFGLKNKKGAKTQKYIQQVQHQVKYGNAPKKHQDQPTLSKKDEKKKELEELNQIFRPVASQKIDKGVDPKSVLCAFYKSGQCSKGDKCKFSHDLTIERKSEKKSLYFDARNEDDNMENWDEDKLKEVVEKKHGEREKKLPSTEIICKYFLEAIESNKYGWFWTCPNGGDNCHYRHALPPGFVLKKDKKKEKKEDITIEELVEIERSKLGYNLAKITLESFNEWKKKKRKEKQEKDRCEMDRKKAEYKAGKNIGLSGREMFTFNPDLAADNDMDEGEAAMDIVREQEDNDDNDIVKEIDIEEITHMAKESDNSGTQCADMKRNFTQSDDDTDKQQQRITNNESNDKTNVQQQQQNNDDDDNGDDIINEPIDESLFAEEAELLEDLENELEAVKI, encoded by the exons atgccacCAAAAAAGAAGCCTGATACAAGTAAAAAAGCcgatcaaaagaaaaaggagAAAATCATTGAG GATAAAACATTtggtttgaaaaataaaaaaggtGCCAAAACACAGAAATATATCCAACAGGTTCAACATCAAGTGAAATATGGCAACGCACCGAAAAAA cATCAAGATCAACCAACTTTAtcgaaaaaagatgaaaagaaaaaagagctcgaagaattgaatcaaatttttcgaCCAGTAGCATCGCAAAAAATCGACAAAGGTGTTGATCCAAAATCGGTGTTATGTGCCTTCTATAAATCGGGGCAATGTTCGAAAGGTgataaatgtaaattttcaCATGATTTAACCATCGAACGTaaaagtgaaaagaaaagtcTATATTTCGATGCACGAAACGAAGATGACAATATGGAAAATTGGGATGAAGATAAGCTGAAAGAGGTGGTCGAAAAGAAACATGGTGAACGGGAGAAAAAACTACCATCCACGGAGATCATCTGCAAATATTTCCTCGAAg CtatcgaatcgaataaatATGGTTGGTTTTGGACTTGTCCAAATGGTGGTGATAATTGCCATTATCGACATGCGTTACCGCCTGGATTCGTGCTGAAAAAGgataaaaagaaagagaaaaaagaggATATCACCATTGAAGAATTGGTCGAAATTGAACGCAGCAAATTGGGCTATAATCTTGCAAAAATAACGCTTGAAAGTTTTAACGaatggaaaaagaagaagaggaaggagaaacaagaaaaagatcGTTGTGAAATGGATAGGAAAAAAGCTGAATATAAAGCGGGCAAGAATATTGGACTCAGTGGTCGTGAAATGTTTACATTCAATCCGGATCTGGCCGCTGATAATGATATGGATGAAGGTGAAGCAGCCATGGATATTGTACGCGAACAAgaggataatgatgataatgacattgTCAAAGAGATCGATATCGAGGAGATTACACATATGGCCAAAGAATCTGATAATTCTGGTACACAATGTGCGGATATGAAACGAAATTTTACACAatccgatgatgatactgATAAGCAACAACAAAGGATAACTAacaatgaatcgaatgataaaACTAAtgtccaacaacaacaacaaaacaatgatgatgatgataatggtgatgatataatcaatgaaccaatcgatgaatcattatttgcCGAAGAAGCCGAACTATTGGAAGATCTAGAAAATGAACTAGAAGCtgtcaaaatttaa